In Balaenoptera musculus isolate JJ_BM4_2016_0621 chromosome 16, mBalMus1.pri.v3, whole genome shotgun sequence, the DNA window TTCTTTGTATAAAAAGTCACACATTACAAACAAGTCTAAAGTTCCCTTTTATTGATCCAATTCCCATCCTAATGCCTTTTCCCCTCCTCAGAGTTAATCactgttatcaattttatatgaGTCCTGCCAGACTTTTTCTAAgcatctatattatatatagaacttcatgtataatacatatatgtataattatattcacatataattatttctctttttcacaaCTGCCTGTGGTGATCAATAATCTGTAGATATGAAATAAATCTTACTGATACCTGGGCCTGAGAGACTGGAATGACAAGTGAAAGGTCAAACATATGAAAAAACATCGTATGTGTCCAACTTACAAAATTCCATTCCATATCTGTTCTACGTATAGTCCCCAGGTATCACTGGACAGGCCATGGCTCAACGGTCCCGATGACGAAGGCACAAGAAACCCCCCTCATCAGTGGCTCCCGTGGTTGTGACCCTACCCACAGTTGTGACTCCTGTGCCTCTGACCCTCTCAAAACCTGGCCCTAGCATTGATACCCTTGGCTTCTTCTCCTTGGAGAATAATGTTCCTGGCCTATCCCAGCTGATCCTTCAAAAGCTGaacatgaaaagatatgaagaatACAAGTGAGTGACTAGCTCTATGGAAGAGTGATACATTGTCACTGGTAGAAGTGATTCATAAGGTGGAGAGGGAGTATAGCTTGGGGAATATGGGGTATTTGCAACGAGGGATTTTCTCATCCTGACTTTTGCCAGTTTTATTACTATAGAAGAAATGTAATTTGCTTAAAAGAGAAACGATGGGAGTAGGAGAGTTACCAATATATAGGAGGCAAGGTAGGGGTCATGAGAAATTTTGGAGGTGTTTTTCCTATTGCCACTCCTTCTTCATGCTGTCTCTGCAGGTTGGTGCTAGATGGGGATACTCCTGTATCAGGCTTTGGATATCGATGCCTTCAAGAAATGTTCCAGAAGATGGAGGACACATTCTGATTCTGTGTTCACTGTAAAGTACTCCCTAGTGGCCTTTCAAACTCCAAGGTCCTCCGGCACTGCAAGAGGTGATTAGTTGGGGGCTAATAGGGGAGACTTCGGAATGATCCTATTCTAAGACCTCATTGCAGGAGGAAAGGTCTGAGAATTTTCAGAATAACTTCAGGCTCGCTCCTCATTTTGTGTGATCTAGGCcacagagaaattagaaaagcGTTGCTTATAAGGCTCCTGATTATTTTGGTATTATGGGGAGGTTAGACAGAGACCAGAGTATAATCCTTTCTACCTCTGTTCTCTTGAGCACTTAAGTGGTAAGACCATATCTGTCTGGGGAGGTTGGGGTCAAGCCACACCTGTGATAACAGGGCAGCCACAAACtcctggtgttttttttttttctgtaagggaTGTAAAAAGTTCTAGATAGAGGCAGAGGTGTCACTGTAACCCAAGAGAAAAATTACATTCccactccctcctgcctcctctgccaAACGTAGTCCCCAAATTTGCTGCAGCAGCTGTCATTCCTCTCCCTACTTTCCTCACCCAGTGATCGTTCTTCCCAGATGCAGGAATATCAGTTCCCTTCCCCAGGAGTCCCCCATTCACCTTTGAGGTACAGGAACATCTGTTTCTGGGCCTCATTCTCTCAGGTGCAGAAATGTCTATTACTGTGGTCCAGAGTGCCAGAGGTCAGACTGGCCAGCACACAGGAGGGTTTGTTAAGAGCTGCGTCTTGTAGCTGTGGACCGTCTCATGGAATGGCTTCCAGTCACAGGTGGAGTGACAGTATTGGGGAACTTTGCCATAACGGTCATAGTTGGTGGTACTTGGAGAAAGATATGAAAGCATGTTGTTTTGAGGAAAAAATGAGGAACTGAGTGGGACAGGGCAGTCTTGGGGACCGGTTGGGAGAATGAACATGGAGGGAGTATTGAAGCCAGGGAAGGATTAGGTCATTTCTTATTCCTTCTTTCCTGCAGGTGATTTTGTCCTTCCCTCAGGACCTTGGTCTTGGCTGACTAAAGTCGTACAGGGCTGGGACACCTGGTTTTCTATGCGACATTTACAACAAGAGGCTACTCTGGATGCTGTGCTTGGTAGTCAGGCCATGAACCACCCTGTGGGCCAGTGTAGGATGGCCAAGGCCAGATCCAGATGTCCTGCAGGGCTCTTTGAAGCAGTTGCTGACAATTGCCCTGTCACGGCCCTTGACACTTTGCTTTGGGCTTCAGGCCTTGGGGATAAATGTTGGGAAGTTCGGGGGAAGCACAGTGCACGTGGTTGGTGCTTCTCATGCAGAGACGTTCCTCACTCACTCTGGGGACTATGATGAACTTGGCTACATGTTTCCTGGGCACCTTG includes these proteins:
- the MSS51 gene encoding LOW QUALITY PROTEIN: putative protein MSS51 homolog, mitochondrial (The sequence of the model RefSeq protein was modified relative to this genomic sequence to represent the inferred CDS: deleted 1 base in 1 codon; substituted 3 bases at 3 genomic stop codons), translated to MAQRSRXRRHKKPPSSVAPVVVTLPTVVTPVPLTLSKPGPSIDTLGFFSLENNVPGLSQLILQKLNMKRYEEYKLVLDGDTPVSGFGYRCLQEMFQKMEDTFXFCVHCKVLPSGLSNSKVLRHCKRCRNVYYCGPECQRSDWPAHRRVCXELRLVAVDRLMEWLPVTGDFVLPSGPWSWLTKVVQGWDTWFSMRHLQQEATLDAVLGSQAMTTLWASVGWPRPDPDVLQGSLKQLLTIALSRPLTLCFGLQALGINVGKFGGSTVHVVGASHAETFLTHSGDYDELGYMFPGHLGLHVIMVGVDVATGFSQSASPSLLEPGTVQLSGHRGLYHDFWEEQVESGQIAHPDLVVAFHPGFHASPDLMEAWLPTLLLLRDYEIPTMITVYSQQELAASLQILVDLDTHITAYGANPFASLKPEQVYSNPNKQPVYCSAYYIMFLGSSCQLDKRQLGEKVNGRV